The Primulina huaijiensis isolate GDHJ02 chromosome 9, ASM1229523v2, whole genome shotgun sequence genomic interval NNNNNNNNNNNNNNNNNNNNNNNNNNNNNNNNNNNNNNNNNNNNNNNNNNNNNNNNNNNNNNCTTTTAGAATAACTATATTAgaggacaccaaaatatttaatttcataattaccattCTTACCTTACTAAACACATCTTCAAATCACCCTATattttatatagaaaaaaattttaaaaaaatttctctttaaatttaaatttttttttctaaattgaaaataatttcgaaaattcaaatttttttttttaaattgaaaataatttcgggtcaattatttaatattatttgatcaaattaaacaaAACCGTACGTCTGAATGTAAAGTCTCCTTATTTGCTTCCCCTCACCGAGTTACGGAAGACACAAGAACAAGAAAGGAAGACAGCATATTGTCGACAAACTTGTGAGTAATTTATGTTCGTAGTAGTAATTCAAGTACCTGTTGTAAATTTCATTTATTCTGTCAATAATTACGTTTTATGATTGATCAGCGGATAATCCGAGATTTTATAGATTTGGGTctgatttcaaaaaatataaccGTATAGGATTGAATTGCTTCGACTCGAGATTCTAATGGGGGCTTTAATCCGAGTCCTGATTTGAGATATTTGTTCAAAGTTTTTACCACTAAAAAAAATCCCATCTTTGTGTGAGAAGAGGCGATTCGTGATGTTTgtttttgttacttttttttttttaagaaaacagATTGATTTTCGTGATTCTTGAATCTCTGCACGTTGTCACTCATGaacaatcaagaaaatggcTGTGGACAAGCTATTCCTTGGATCACATCTTGAGGTACTGCTTCAGAAATTGAGGGATGGTGCTGCGATGGACTTCGCCCGCCGCCTGAGAGTCGATTGCGATTTCAAGGAGATGTGGATGTCCCTTTTGCTGGTTGCTCACGTGCTTGAGGGTGCTAAACCCGTAAACATACGGTTAGAGGAGCTAAGAGATTTGGCTTATGACTTGGAGGATGTAGTGGATGAATTCACCACCCTAGCGTTGATTCAAGATGTGAAGAAGGGGATCCAGCATACTAAGAATAGTATGGTGCGGAAACTGATTCTTACTTGCAGCAATTTCACGCCCAGGGCACTGGTATCGAATCGCAGGCTGGTGTCCACTATAAAAGACATCAGAAAAAAACTGAATAACATCTCTGAAAAATGGAGTGATTGGAATTTGAGAAACTTTGGTGGGTTGTCCAGTCGATCAGGAGTAATGAGGTCGGAAAGCACTTATCAGTTTATGGAATATGATGTTTACGGGAGAGACGAAGATAAGAAAGCTATAAAAGAAATTTTACTCAGGGTTGAGTCGAGCACTAAGAATTTCACTGTCATTCCAATTGTTGGAATGGGAGGTATTGGGAAAACGGCTCTTGCCCAACTGCTTTATAACGATGAAGACGTGAAGGGAAACTTTGGTGTGAGGGTTTGGGTTCATGTCTCCCAGGAATTTGATGTGTTGAAGATCACCAAAAATATTCACCAAGCGGTCACTAAAATGAGTGGTACTAGGGACATGAATTTAGCCATGCTTCAAGAAGATCTGCACAAGAAGATGGTGAATATTAagttttttattgttttagatGATGTTTGGAACGAGAACTATGTGGAGTTGCATGGTCTATGCAGTCATTTGAGTTTTGGGCTGTCCGGAAGCAAAATCATAGTTACAACTCGCAGTCATGTTGTTGCATCAGTGGTAGCCTCTGCTCAATCTGCCTACCATATGAAGTTATTAACCGATGAAGAATGTCAATCCATACTGGCTCAACATGCTCAGATATCATTCCAGGAGAATTCCCATTTACAAGAAGTTGTTCGAGGATTAGCGAATATGTGTAAAGGCTTACCTTTGGCGGCAAAGGTACTGTAGAATGAATTCCATCAAATCAGCTGTCAATAGTCTTCAAAATATTGGTAGTCAATAAATCGGTCTTGTATCTATCTACTTTAAATTATTAGCACTCTATTAGGCAATTTCAATCCCTTGTTATCACATGCAGTCAATCATAGCAGATAATTATGAGTATTTTTTACATGATTCTTTGTAGTTTGTGCTCAATCATCTCTCGTATCGTTGTATATCTACCCAAAATACAATCAATATAACTAATACATTACATTATTACAGGTACTTGGTGGAGTTTTACGCTCTAAGAATAGCAAAGGCGAATGGAAAGATGTTATAACTAGCAAGATATGGAAGTTATCGAAAGAAAATAAGATCCTTCCCATTTTAAGATCGAGTTATCACCATCTTCCTTCACATTTGAGGCTTCCATTTGCATATTGCTCTGTTTTTCCAAAGGATTATGAATTTGATGAAAATGAGCTTGTACATTTATGGATGGGAGAAGGTTTTCTTGATGTTCCAAATGGACGAAAAAGCAAGAAAGACTTGGGTCATGAGTACTTCAAAGAGCTGCTATCAAGATCCTTTTTCCAAAGAAAAAGTGGCAGAGATTCAAAATTTGTAATGCATGATCTTATAAGTGAATTAGCTCATTTTGTTTCGGGAGGATTGTGCTACTGTTTGGATGAtaaattggacactgatcagGATCACCAATTACCCAAGAAGATTCGGCATGCTTCTTTCCTTGGTCATGAATGTGAACATTTACTTGAATTTGAGGGCTTCGACAAATTAAAGGTTTGAGAACGTTCTTGCCAATGCCAGTACAAAATTCACTCTCTTCGCCTCCTTTCCACTTATCTAATAGGATTTTAGTCGAACTGATACCAAGATTGCACAGCTTGAGAACTTTATCGTTAAGCGGCTATTCCATCACTGAGCTGCCGAGTTCCATTTGCAACTTGATACTTTTACGCTACCTTAACCTATCCGGGACACTAATTGTTACGTTGCCACCTTCTGTAAGTGGTCTCTTGTCTTTGGAATTTTTGTCTCTAAGTGATTGTCGTTTAATCCACAAGCTTCCGTCGACCTTAGGGGATCTATCTAACTTATGCCATCTTGATATCTCTAATACTGATCGACTGAAAGATTTGCCGGTCGAAATCAGTAGACTGTTACGTCTCCAGATATTGCCTAAAATCATTTTGGGTGGAGTTGGTAATTTTGGACTCAAGGAATTGAGGTGGCTGAAGCATTTAAGAGGTACATTTGCCATTTTTGAGTTGCAAAACGTTGCAAATCTTGACGATGCAACAGAGGCTAGTCTTTGGCACAAGAGTGAAATTGAAGATTTGCAATTGTCGTGGGGAAGTACTGACGCTGTTAATTCCCAAGGTATAAGTCAAGAAGATGTCATAGACCAGCTAGAGCCTCATCATAATTTAAGAAAACTCAAGATTGAGTCGTACAAAGGTGTTAACTTCCCGGATTGGATTGGGGATCCATTGTATAGAAAATTGTCAAGTTTGTCTCTTAGCAACTGTACTGAGTGCACATCTTTACCGCCTTTAGGATTGCTGCCAGAGCTCAAACACCTGCATATTGGAGGCATGCCAAGAATCAAATGCATTGGAACCGAGTTTTATGGGAGGGAAACCGATGTCCCATTTCAAAGGCTCGAAACTCTGAGATTTGAGCATATGTCAGAATTGGAGAAATGGTCTGCTAGAATTGAGGAGAGCATGATACACTTCCCACTTCTTCATCGGCTTACAATGTTCAAATGCGACAAATTAAATGATGTTGCTCCCATGAACTTACCTTTTCTATCAGAGTTAGATACTGAGGGATGCAACATTGTTTTGTTAaaagacaaagggaaatattgGCCCAAGATTGCTGGAAAGATCGATGGAAATAACGTGCATCAACAGAAAAATTAACTTTCGACCACTCAGGATACCAAATCAGGTATTATCCGCATTTGCTATCAATTTCATAAACTTTAGCACCACCACGCTCATGTCACCGAAGAAATACGAAACTCTAATCctccaattaatttttttttattttttatgtgcaGTTACAGATCATGGTGACAGAATGCTTTGGAGGAAGAACACAAGTCtatgttttctttttaattattgcAAACATAACATTTTGGATATGTTTTAATCGTATTTCTGGATTGTTGCTTGAGATCTTTTTAAACAATATAATATGCAACCAATGGTATCCCAATATTTTATCGTTTTTCGTTTATAGCAGTTCGATGGAAAACATTTCAAGAACAACAGACATCGTCTGAGCTTTACATACCTATAGCTTGTGCAATGCGAATTGACAGATTACAAACAAATTAAAGATGAATCAAATATATAGCAATtaattgattttgaatgattCCAACTTCATTAATTCTTTTCATTTTCACGTTAATTATGTTCGTGTCCAACAACAAGAACCACTAACTCGAAATCATCTCAATAAATATCCAATTCTTAGGAgttaaaattattagataagCAATAAGCAGACCAATAACAAAACTCGATATCGATCCATGTATCACCACAAACCAACTGAATATATCATTCTATACAAATCAATACTGATCTATTTCTGATAATTTAGTGGAATCCGATCGAAGCTCGCTTGATTTCAAACTAATTCAAGAAAATGGTAATATCCCTCCATTCTAATTTATAGTTTTCTATATGCATATATAAGCTGCATgccgttaaaaaaaaattaataagtcCAATTTGCATGTCTATATAGGTGGAAGATATCTTGGTTAGTGGAACTTGAGGTGTCATCCATAGGAATAGGAATATGCCACCCTTCACAACTTCAACCCATCGGGCATCGgcattcttatatatatatatatatatatatatatataactgatATATTTTTGTATTGGAAAGGCATAATAATGATAGTAATAGTAAAGATCAAGAAATCTTTTCAGAGCACAAAACAAAACCACATGATTGAATTAATCGGAGTAGATCAAGGATTTGTAAACAAATTGATCTATCCAATACACAAgttcaaaaatcaaataacagaTCGAAAGTCTAGGAAAATAGCAAGACAAAGAGTGCTTCCAGGAACACCTTCTTGGAGATCAACAGACAAATCCAGCTCTTAGAACAGTTGGATGGTATGCCATGCCCACAGCTGTTGAAGCCACAGAAAATGTGTAAGCAAGATTAATCACAAGCAGtagtttttagaaaattaagCAGCATTATTAAACTCAAACAAAACACTACAAAATCCATCTTAAATTACAGAAAACCAACATGGATATCCAAGGAAAACTAACTATAAACTTTCTTCTACACTATCCTCTTATATTCATTCTTTGATCAATGCCCCATTCACATAAAAATTTAGACTGCATGAATCGTGCTAAAGTTATTGAAATCTATAGCAAGTGCATATAATACCTGATTTGGTGTCTCGAGTAGCCCATTCTAATTTCCTTCCATCTTCACGCTAGCTATTCCAGCAATCTTGGACCTGTATTTCCCGTTCTTTTTCAGACACTTTTTTATCACAAGTGGACATTCTTTGATTTTCAGATGCCCCAGCTTTTCAAGCACTTGTTTGCTAGGCAAACCATTAAGTCTCGGACAGTTACTGACCGATAATTCCCGGAGTAGCCTAAGGTTTCCAAGCACTTTCGATATGGAATTCAGCACCGGAAATCCTGCTATGGAGAGCCTCACCAGAGAAGGAGGAAATATTTCAGAGTCACCAAGCTGCTCAACCTCTTCAAAGCCACCACCGATTGAAAATTCCTCAAGCAAGTTCAGTTTATTCAAGCCCCACTCATTCAATGGTTTGAATTTCTTGCACTCCCAGATACTCAACGAAGACAAGTACGGGGGGAAACCACAATTTGGAAAGTTTTCAAGCTCCGGGCAGCCCCccatctcaatcgatttcaTAGTTCTCATGCCACAAATTTTCTCTGGCATGGACCTCAGCTGTTTGCAATCTTTAATTGCCAGTAGTCTCAAACTTGGTGGCAATCCATGTTCCGGAAAATGCTCCAGGCCATCACAGCTACAGAGATACAACTCAAATAGGTTTGAAAATTTGAGTGAGAAGCTAAGGAAATGCTTGTAATTCACCCAATTCGATAGACTAGCAACTTCAAGAGAGACTACACGATCCTTGGGGAACATCAGCTTTGTAACTGGGTCCAAACTATTGCAATTTGCTATCATTAGTTTCTTAATGGTGGCAGGGAAGTTAGTCATTTTCCATGTCTTCAAGGACGAGCAATCCTTGATCTCCAATATTTCAAGATCAGATATGTTTGCTGGAAGGGACTTGAGAGCGTGGCAGCCAAGAATCTCAAGGATTTTAGTAGTAGGGGGAATACCATTCTTCGAAAATTCAACAAACTTGGCGCAATCTTTTATAACCAGCTCTCTTAAAAATTCGAGGCTGCTCAAATCATTCGAAAGAGACATCACACTTCCACAATGTAATAACTCTAGAACTTCAAGACTACAAGGCAGTTGTTGCTCCCCTTCACCCAATGAAACAAGTTGGTCACATTCTGCAATAACCATGCGCCTTAGTTTGGCAAGTTGTGTGAGGGACATCTTGCTTGGCCAAACAAATTGCATCCCATTGCAGCTGCGACACTCTAAAACCTCAAGCGTGGGCTGCATAAGTTCCATAGGTAGGTGAGAGAGTGCAGCAATAGACTTGACTTTCAAGTTTTTTACATTTTCAAGATCACAGAAGCTTTTCAACAAAACAATGTTGCACTCCTCAATTTCTAACTCTTGTAGAGAAGGTAAACTCAATGGAGCAACATCGTCTAATTTGTCGCATTTAGACATTGTAAGCCCACGAAGAAGTGGGAAGGGAGTCCTCCCATCAGTCCTGGTAAAAGCTGACCATTCCTCCCATCCTTGCATGTCACCAAATCCCAGAGTTTCAAGCCTTTCAAACGGAACCTCGGCACCACTCCCATAGAACTCGATTCCAATGCATTTGATTCTCGGCATACCTCCTATATGCAGGTGTTCGAGCCCCGGCAGCTGTCCTAAAGGAGGTAAAGTCGAGCATTCAGCACAATTGACGAGATACAAACTTGTCAATTTTCGATACAACGGATCCCCGATCCAATCCGGGAAGTTAACACCTTTGTAGGAATCAATCTTCAGTTTTCTTAAATTATGATGAGGTTGCAGCCGTTCCATAACATCTTTCGCGCTTATAGCTTGCGAATTAACAGTGCCACTTCCCCATGAAAGCTGCAAATCTTCAAGTTCAGTCTTGCCCCAAAGATCTGCCTCCGTTGCATCATCAAGATTTGAAGTATTTTGCAAATCAAAAATGGCAAGAGTGCCTCTTAATTGCTTCAGCAGCCTCAATTCCTTGAGCCCCAAGTTATCAACTCTACTTAAAACGATTTTCGGTAATGTCTGGAGGTGTATCAGCTCACCAATTTCAACTGGCATTTCTTTTAGTTGATCAGTATCCGAGATGTCAAGAAGGCGCAAGTTAGATAGATCCCCCAAAGTCGACGGCAGGTCATGGATGAAACGACATTTACTTAAAcacaaaatttccaaacaaaGGAGATCACTTACGGAAGGTGGCAACGTTAGAATTAGTGTCCCGGATAGGTTGAGGTGCCGTAAAAGTATCAACTTGCAAACAGAACTCGGCAGCTCAGTGATGGAATAGCCGCTTAAAGATAAAGTTCTCAAGCTGCGCAATCTCGGTAACAATTCAACTAAAATCCTGCTGGACATGTGGGAAGGAGGAGATGGATTTTGTACTGGCATTGGCAAGAACGTTCTCAAACCCTTAACTTGTCCGAAGCTTTCAAAATCATGGAAAACTTCATATTCATGGCAAAGAAAAGAAGCATGACGAGTCTTTTTGGGTAATTGGTACGTCTGTGCAGTACCCAATTTCTCTTCCAAATGGCAGCACACCCCTCCAGAAACAAAATTAGCTAATTCTCTTATAAGATCATGCATTACAAATTTTGAATCCCTACCAATTTTTCTTTGGAAAAAAGATCTTGATAGCAGCTCGTTGAAATATGCATGACCCAAGTCTTCCTTTCTTCTTTGTTCATTTGGAACATCTAGAAAACCTTCTCCCATCCACAAAAGTATAAGCTCATTCTGATCAAATTCATAGTCCTTCGGCAAAACAGAGCAATATGCAAATGGATTCCTCAAATGTGAAGGAAGATGGTCATAACTCAATCTTAGCACAGGAAGGATGTTTTCTTGTGGTAAATCCCATATCTTGCTATCCAGGACGTCTTTCCATTCGCTTTCACTATACTTAGAGCGCAAAATTCCACCAAGTATCTGCAAGAATGTAACGACATAGCTAGTTATATAGATTGTACGTTGGGTACATATACACGTATAGAAAGCATGATTTGGCACAAAACTACGTAagaatcaattaaaaatattcaatGATTGATTGCATATAAACAGGGATTGAATTGCCTAAACCTAGAATACTGGTAAGATTATTGACaattgattttatgaaaatcatttTACATTACCTCTGCTGCCAACGGTAAGCCTTTACACTTTTTCGCTAATCTTTGACCGACTTCTCGTAAATCCAAATTATCCTGGAAAGATATATGAGAACTTTGAGCCAGTAGACATTGACAATCTTCATCAGTTAGTAATTTCAAGTGGTAGGCAGATTGACCATAGCCTACGACTGATCCAACACCATGACTGCGAGTTGTAACTATGATTTTGCTTCCCGGCAACCCAAACCTCAAATGGCTGCACATAGTATGCAATTTGTAATAGTTCTCGTTCCACGCGTCATCCAAAACAATGAAAAACTTAACTTTCTTCAACTTCTCATGCAAGTCTTGTTGAAGCATAGCTAAATTCATGTCTCCAGTATCACTCAATTTAGTAATCGAAGTATGaatcattttggtgattttCAACGCATCAAACTTTTGGGAGACATGAACCCATACCCTCACGTCAAAGTTTTCCTCGACGTCTAAATCTTCATAAAGTAGCTGGGCAAGAGTCGATTTCCCAATGCCGCCCATTCCAACAATTGGAATGACCCTAAAATTTTGACCGCTTGACTCAACCGTGAACAACATTTCTTTTATTGCTTTCATATCATCATCTCTCCCGTAAACTTTAGATTCGGTTACTGCAACAGGGAGTCCCGACCTTATTTCTCCTGCTCGACTAGATGGCGATCCTCTGTTTTCCATCAAACTCAAGGCATTCTTTTTCTTAGCGATTTGATCCAATCTGT includes:
- the LOC140984307 gene encoding putative disease resistance RPP13-like protein 1 isoform X1; the protein is MAEGGKILGALLDKALEKLSDAAITAVAHQVWMTSYFDKLHELGILINGVLEDAEDKQLTSKPVKAWLEELRDLTYYLDDVLSEIRYRALVQASKEIQNQKTRNVPSSNVIHAARSKVIHTCRGFMPGGLVFNCRLSSKIMEITNRLDQIAKKKNALSLMENRGSPSSRAGEIRSGLPVAVTESKVYGRDDDMKAIKEMLFTVESSGQNFRVIPIVGMGGIGKSTLAQLLYEDLDVEENFDVRVWVHVSQKFDALKITKMIHTSITKLSDTGDMNLAMLQQDLHEKLKKVKFFIVLDDAWNENYYKLHTMCSHLRFGLPGSKIIVTTRSHGVGSVVGYGQSAYHLKLLTDEDCQCLLAQSSHISFQDNLDLREVGQRLAKKCKGLPLAAEILGGILRSKYSESEWKDVLDSKIWDLPQENILPVLRLSYDHLPSHLRNPFAYCSVLPKDYEFDQNELILLWMGEGFLDVPNEQRRKEDLGHAYFNELLSRSFFQRKIGRDSKFVMHDLIRELANFVSGGVCCHLEEKLGTAQTYQLPKKTRHASFLCHEYEVFHDFESFGQVKGLRTFLPMPVQNPSPPSHMSSRILVELLPRLRSLRTLSLSGYSITELPSSVCKLILLRHLNLSGTLILTLPPSVSDLLCLEILCLSKCRFIHDLPSTLGDLSNLRLLDISDTDQLKEMPVEIGELIHLQTLPKIVLSRVDNLGLKELRLLKQLRGTLAIFDLQNTSNLDDATEADLWGKTELEDLQLSWGSGTVNSQAISAKDVMERLQPHHNLRKLKIDSYKGVNFPDWIGDPLYRKLTSLYLVNCAECSTLPPLGQLPGLEHLHIGGMPRIKCIGIEFYGSGAEVPFERLETLGFGDMQGWEEWSAFTRTDGRTPFPLLRGLTMSKCDKLDDVAPLSLPSLQELEIEECNIVLLKSFCDLENVKNLKVKSIAALSHLPMELMQPTLEVLECRSCNGMQFVWPSKMSLTQLAKLRRMVIAECDQLVSLGEGEQQLPCSLEVLELLHCGSVMSLSNDLSSLEFLRELVIKDCAKFVEFSKNGIPPTTKILEILGCHALKSLPANISDLEILEIKDCSSLKTWKMTNFPATIKKLMIANCNSLDPVTKLMFPKDRVVSLEVASLSNWVNYKHFLSFSLKFSNLFELYLCSCDGLEHFPEHGLPPSLRLLAIKDCKQLRSMPEKICGMRTMKSIEMGGCPELENFPNCGFPPYLSSLSIWECKKFKPLNEWGLNKLNLLEEFSIGGGFEEVEQLGDSEIFPPSLVRLSIAGFPVLNSISKVLGNLRLLRELSVSNCPRLNGLPSKQVLEKLGHLKIKECPLVIKKCLKKNGKYRSKIAGIASVKMEGN